The segment AAGGCGGTCCTGTCGCTTCTGGCCGACAACGGCGTGGAGGCGGAGGACGTCCAGACCGCGGGAATGGAGTTCGGAGTGAACTGGGTCCAGCGGAACCGGGAGTCGGTCAAGGAAGGTTACTACGCTTATACCGGGGTTTCGTTCCGTTCTTCCGACCTTTCCCGCTACGCCGCCCTCTGGCTGGGCTTGGCGGTGCTGCCCGGGGTCTCCGTCGAAGACGTCTCCTACGACCATACCGACCGGATCGGCTTGCAGAACTCCACCCGGGAAGAAGCGGTCCGCCGGGCGAAGACGAAAGCGGCCGACCTTGCCGCCATCCTCGGCTCCTCCCTGGGGGAACCGTTGCTGGTGGAGGAAGACCTTTCCGCGGCCGAGGGCTGGCGTTCCACCAGCCGGCTCATGGTCCAGAATTCGATCGAGCTGAGCGGGGCCGGGTCTGCCGGCGACGGCCTGGCCGTGGGAAGGATCGTCATCCGGCAGCGGGTCAGGACCGTCTTCCGGCTGGTCTCCCCCGCGCCTTAAAGCCGCGGATACGGTTTTCTTTCGACATAATTTCGAGCTACACTAACCATTTACGATCCAGCAACGGAGGTAGGGGATGTCCCAGGAACTGCGGCAGAAGCTTCAGGACGTGGCCGAGCGTTACTCGAGAATGCGAGGTTATCTTTGACCTGGAGGAACGCGAACGCCGGCTGGCCGAGATCGAGGAGCTGATGTCCCGGCCCGGTTTCTGGGACCG is part of the bacterium genome and harbors:
- a CDS encoding SIMPL domain-containing protein encodes the protein MKTSIWLGAILALAAWARADEIETPHITVYGTAETRVVPDLMIWSVSVKTTDLKLDRAAAGNAEAVKAVLSLLADNGVEAEDVQTAGMEFGVNWVQRNRESVKEGYYAYTGVSFRSSDLSRYAALWLGLAVLPGVSVEDVSYDHTDRIGLQNSTREEAVRRAKTKAADLAAILGSSLGEPLLVEEDLSAAEGWRSTSRLMVQNSIELSGAGSAGDGLAVGRIVIRQRVRTVFRLVSPAP